In the Pongo abelii isolate AG06213 chromosome 9, NHGRI_mPonAbe1-v2.0_pri, whole genome shotgun sequence genome, TGGAATGCCCCTGCCGCAATCCCAGCCGTCTGGAGCTAGCTCTAGTGTCACATGCTCTGTCATCCTGACGCACAGCCAAACAGGACTTTATATTTAGATAAGTGATCAGCTACTTCCCAGGGGGATTCTATGAGTTCTCTTCTCGATGGGCCTTTTATGTTTCCAGTGTGCTAAGAGATGAATGTCGGTGATATTTCACATACCTTTGAGATGCAAGAAAGACAGAAACTCAATGATTGTGCGCATGATATTGTTCTCAGGTATGGACCTGTCAAAGCTtcctagaaaagagaaaagatcaaCATTCACGACTTGTGCAGAGGGTGCTTCTGTGTCTCAGGTCATCCCCCTCCCTACAAAGGAGCTGGGCGCCGCAAGGTCAATGATCGGATCCcagcagcctgaggccctgcTGTGCTTTCCAAGGCTCTTGTTCAATGTGTGGGGGGGAGAGATGCAGTTCAAGTCCtcgcttttcttcttctttttaattgggatggagtctcactctgttgcctaggctggaatgcggtgtcatgatcttggctcactgcaacctccgcctcccaggttcaagtgattctcatgcctccgcctcccaagtagctgggatgacaggcacccaccaccacgcctggctaatttttatatttttggtagagacagggttttgccatgttggccaggctggtcttgaactcccgacctcaggtgatccgcccgcatcagcctcccaaagtgctgggattacaggcaggagccaccatgcccagtcctgcTCTTCTGGAGGCCCTGGTCCTTAGGCAGCCTCCTAGTCTAGAAGTACTCCTTGCTGTCTCGGGTTTGCAGGTTCTGTTTGCAGCTGCTGACAGGTGTGGCGAGGCCACATCGTCTTAGTCAAGTCATGGCCAGGCTTGGGCTGCAGCTGTGGACAGATGGGTGGCAGGTGCCCCGACACCCACAGCTGTCCCCTGCATGCACCTGGGAGCTGGTGGAAGTGAGATGCCCCGGGGCCCGGGATAGGAGTCCTCTCACCTGGTTTCATGTCATCTTCGGGCTGCAGCTCCCGCTTGCTAGTGAGGCCATTCTTGTCGTTGAATGACCTGTGGTTGCCAACAGCATCTGTTTGCAGATCAGAGAGGAAAGCCTCTGGGTGTGACTGTCATGCACGCCCTCCCCACACCAAAAGAAGGACACAGGGCTGCCTGtagccaacacacacacacgcaactcGACTGTGAAATACAGCCCAGGGACAGACACCAGAGAAGAGGGAGCGATTCTCCACCCAGCTGAGGTAAGAGCTTGGCCGCTCACACCAGGGTCAAAGGGAATGTGAGGGTTTGCACAGGGTGGGTGGGAGAAAGGGAGGTGTGGCTCCTGAAGTGGGGGAGAGGCCCGGAACCTGCCCTGTTGCAGGGGTTGCGCCCGGGTCCAGAGGAGCTGACATCTGAGCTGGCATCAAGCTGGGTGCCTCCCTGGCAGACAACAGGGGCTGGGTCCTCATGTCCCTGAAAGCATGGGGGCCGCTGCAGGGTTTAAGTTGTGACTGAATCCgatttttattttcactctgGCAGCTGTGTGCAAGATGcactggagacagagagagaaggagagagacagagggagtgaGAGGGTCACCCAGGGAGAGAGGATGCGGGTGGGTGCGGGAGCATGTGTGCGTTCCcacgtgtgtgtgggtgtgttttgTGGTGCGAAAATGGAGGAACTGTGATTGCAAGCAAAGAGATCCCAGAAGTCCAGGGAAGAAACGATGAGCGTTGTAAACCAAGAGGCGTGGGGTGAAGAGAAGGGCTGGATTTGGGGCTGTgcaggaaaggaaatggaaatgagAGACGGGGACGAGGGTGAGGACGCCTCTGTGTTTCCGGCTGGTTGGCCTGGATGGACTGTGCCGTCTACAAGGCCAGACAAAGGAAAATTAACTCGTATTTCCAGAGATGCCATTCTTGGTGCTAAATTTATAGAGGAGTCATAGGTCGCCTCATCTCACTGATGCACCCTCAGCCACGGCCACACTGAGTTCAGCAGCAGCTGGTGCAAAAacattgcttttgctgcattttCTAGCAGATCCTAGAAATCAAAGGCACATTGTTAAGTATTTTGACAAACAACTCGTCTAGCTACAGCTGAACAGGGCCGTAAAATTGATGGCGAAAATGAGTTTGTTTTCTAATTAGGGGTCAAACTCTTCTTGACAAATAGATTTTCAATATTCCAAAGCAACGCAGATAAATGTTCTCATTGACCAGTTCTGCCTTTGTGTTGGGCCGGTAGCACACAAAGATGAGGTGCCCTCTGAGTGGCAGAGCTCAGGGTTGCAAAGAGTTGAGGAAATCAGCCGGCCCTCAGGCAGGTCAGGCCGCTCCATGGGCAGGGAGAGGATGAAAGGGCCACGCAGAGACCAGCAGGCCCTGCGGTGAACAGCCTGGTCCGCTCCGCACGCGGCCTCAGGCAGCTCTGTCACCCCCGTGTCTGTTTCTTAAAGCCTGACTCTGGGAGTCTTCCGAGTGACCCCGATAAACAAGCGTCTGCAGGAGGAGGAAGCTGTATTCGACTCTGGGACTGAGAACTAAGGCAGCTTTCCCTGGCATGGGGAGAAGAGCACCCCATTTACTGCTCTGCGGGGCTCAGATAGGCCCCGCGTGCTGTTCACATCCTTCCTCTGGCAGAAGGCAGTATAGGGAGGCTTTTAAGGTGGATGGTGAGGTGTGGAGGGGAAGGTGAGTTACAGGAGGGAGCCAAGGCCTCCTCTTGTCCCCTCCTTTGGAGGAAAGTCAGAAGGCATTGCTGCACAGaccaaggatgtggagaaagtagaggcctggggcaggggcgggggcggACATGGGGAGGTGTCAGCCTGCAGTGTCCCATCTAGGGCTAGGGCTCACCTCAGGCAGCAGGGGACACCACTGACACAGGTGACACCGACAGGACAGAAAGAGGGACGGGACACAGGCTTGGGCAGGCAGGGTCACCTGAACCTTGTTTTGAGGAGAGCCTATCTGGGCTGCCTTCAGGCGATCTGGCAATTCCCGTGTGGAGCttggagaaagggaagagggaggcaggactTGGGGTCCGCTGACCTAGGGTGCTCTGCAAGCCGAGGAGCTGAGTGTTTGGGGAGACCCGGGGGCCTGGGGAGAGGCCCAGAACAGGGCCTGTAAGTACTGCAACGCGGGAAAGCCCAGGAGAACTTGAGCAAAGCCCAGGGTGGGAATCTCACCCCGGGACAGGGcggcagagcccaggcaggagaagCTTCTGGAAAGAACCGTACACAGATCAAGTGTGCAGAGCAATGGAGACGGGCAATGAGGTCAAGAGGGAGGCCAGAGGGTCTGCCCAGCCGCAGGCGGAGGGGCAGGAGCCAGGGTTCAAAGCGAGGGGGCAGGTGGGGTCAGGAGTGGGGAGGCCATGCTGTCAGTCACTTACGTGGGCCCAGCAGGTAGCCCGCGCTGTTCAGGGTCCAGCCTCGTTTTTCCTTGGCCTTGAGGGGAGAAAAGGGGGTCAGATGCCAGGGCTGTGCCTGGAGCCGATGCTGAATGGGTGCACCCAGGCTTTCCTGGCATGGCAGAGGACTTAGAACAATGCATGTGCTTTTGGATAGGTCGCGAAATTCCAGGTTTGCCCCTAAGTCGGCTATATTTGACATGAAAATTGGAACCACTTGATTTACGAAATACTTCACTTGCGGGCCTGAGCCCGCGCACTCTCGGCGCACTGCACCTGCTTTAAGTGACGCTGAGGCCACGCCGGTGGCTCCTCGCCCTCTGTTCTAACTAAGCCCTGCGGAACAGGCGAGCTTCTCGCTTTCCCGAGGCGCTGACCCGAAGCACAGAGCTCTCCCGGCGGCCTGGTTATAGTCCGGGGCTGTTGATACACTCGGAGATGCGCGCGGGGGAATCCCAGGGAGCCCCGGACCCTTCCCGCGACGCCCGCGGCCAGGACAACGCCCGCACGagcctttccactttccactcccgTCCCCGCGGGCAGGGCGGAGgccgcctcctccaggaagccctccacgCCCGGCCGGCTCTGATGCCCCCTTCGCTCGGAGGAGACGCGCCCCGCACTTACCGGCGACCAGAGCCCGGCAGAGGCAGAAAGGGCCGCGGCGAGGAGGAGGGAGGCGAGCAGGAGGGCGCTGCCTCGGGCCATCTGGAAGGGAAGGACAGGGCGGGCGGGTCGCAACCCGGAGTGGGCTGCGCCCCGAGGCATGGGGTGCCGCGGCTGCGGGGAGTAGCAGAGGCGGCGGCTGGGCCAGGGCCCCTGGCGGAACCGTCCCCGGGCAGAGGAGAGCCGAGGGGGAGGCCTCCCGGGGGCGCGGGGTTGGCCCGGCGCCAGTAGTACCTTGAGCTGCGGCTGCGCCCGGGTTCGGAGCGTCGgggtccaggtgcggtggcgggtcTGGGCGGCAGGTCCGGGCGTCGGGCCGGGTCGGGTGGGCTCTGGCGGCCTGGGGCGCTCACCGCATGGCGCGGCCGGCGGCAGGGGCAGGAGGCGCGGGCCGGGTCCCTCCACGTGTCCGCCGCCCGGTGtggccgccgccaccgccgccacTGCTATATATGCGGCGCGCCCGGGAGCCGCCCGGAGCCGCGTCACCGGCTCAGCACCCGCCTCCCGCACCCTCGCCGAGCCCCGAGGGCGACGGGAGTGACCCGAGCTCGGGTCCTCTGGGCCATCATAGGCGGGTGCGGCGGAGAGCCCCCCCTCATCCCGCGGGAGAGACTCCCCCAAATCCGCAGAAAGAACCCCAAACCCGGAGGGAGAGACCCCAATCCCGAAAGACAGAGCCCCATCGCCCCGCGGGAGAGTCCCCAGACCCGCGGCCCAGGTCATCACTGTGGCGTCAACCCCACTGCTCCCCCCGGAGTCCCAGCCCCAGAGCAAGCCTGACCCCCCACAACCTCCTGCGCCTGCGGTCTCCCTGCAGcttctcctcccagcccccaccgcTGCAAGAGCCAGCTGAGCTCCGCGGCACGGGAGACCCCAGGCACGGGAGACCCCAGAGGGTGACGGGCAGGGACGACTCCTCAGTCTGAGCCAGCCCCAGCTGGGAGGTCATGGGGCACCCGGGGAATGGCGGGCAACACTTGGCCTGCGCCCTGGCCGGCTTGTGCTGGGGCTGGAGCGAAGGTTCAGGCCTCGAGAGCCGTCGATGGCGGGGAGGGCAGGCGTTCCCGGCTCCCTGTGCCCAGCGACCTCCCTCCTGTTTCGCTAAAAGGGGGCTGTGGATCTCAGGGTCTGCTTGGCCATCCCAGTGTGGGAGCTGCGGGACCGTCGAGCATCCACAGGCACCAGCTCAGAAGCTTGGCCTCTCAGCGCCTTCCCTGGCTCCCTGGTCCAGTTGTAAGAGGGAGCTTTAAGCAGTTCCAGCCATTGGGCGACTGGTTGGGTCCAGAGGGAGAGCAGCCCAGACTCCCAGAGGCAGCCAAGGGGTGGGCGGTGGGCAGAGCAGCAGCAAGAGGTGTCCTTGTGCCCAAGGCAAAGACATCCCACAGGAACAAGGCCCTCCTTGGCTCCTCCACGAACCCTTCCTGAGCTGGGGCCAAGTCCCAAAACAACCCAGGAGAGAACCCAAGCCTAGGCTGTTCCTTCACCCCATTCCCAGGCATCAGGGGAGGTACAAGTGTGGCACCTCTGGGCTTCCGAAGAGCACGGGGTCATCTGCTGAAAACTCGCCTGACCTCCCCTCCCACTGGCCAGGCACCACCCAAGTCCTCAACAGCAGCAGCTGGGTTAACTCTCCCCACCCACTGGGCTCAATATCAGATGGGTTGACGTCACATCTGTGGGTTGATGTCCACAGGGCACAGGACGAATGATGATCATGACAGTGTCGTCTTACCTGTCCTCTACACTTTAGTCTTGGGAACCTTTGCACAGACAGCTACAGGCTGCCCCCGGGATAGATCCATCTgcctccacatggctggggaaggacAATTGGGCTTTCAAGAACTCTGGCCAAGGCCAGCGGCTGCTGGAGAAGGTGCAGGGCTGCAGCCTGGTGGCTGAGTGTCTGCTGTGGTTtatgggaggaagaggaggagacaggGCTTGGGGAGGGGTCTTAGGAACAGACTCCTGGCACGACAGTGATGAGGGGTGGGGTGTTCCCAAGGGCACAGTTTGACTTCTGGTCATCCCTATTTCTTGCAACCTGGGGAGAGGAGAGTCAGGCGCAGGGGACCCTAACTAGGACTCAGGCTGATTTTGGAGCCCACAGTAAACCCTGAAGTGGTTTCCTGCCGGGAGTGGGGGTGTGGGAGACAGTGAGTCGCCATGGGAGTCTGGGCCAGCCGTGGGCAGAAGGACAGCTGAGAGGCGGAGGAGAAGAGGGCACGTTCCTGTGACTCTGCAGAGAAGTGACAATGATGTCCTCTCACGCCCCGTGTCCTTGTGTCTAGATGACATCAGGGagtgggcaggggctgggctcACGGGTGCCTCATGGCTACCTGAGAAATACTGCAACCTTTGGCCCCCGGTGGTAGTGGGAGCTCTGCTACCATCCCAGagctctttcttgctttctgctgaGAACAAATCCAGCCCAGAGCATAGCACATCTTAGTCAATCCCAGCCTTCTCCTTTCTTCCATGTTAGGCCCCCTTCCGAATCCTGCCAGAGCTTGACTACACTTATTTTCTCTATTTACTTTGTCACAGAGGCTCTTAGTCTGTTTAAAGGAGCAGAAACTCTAAAACTAAATCCTTGAGATGGAGTCAAAAAGAGACTCAAAGTCCATCCCTTAGTCATGGGCTGGAATTTGAGATACATTAAACTTTCAGCTGTCTTCATTTGGGCCTATGtactctttgtttccttttttgctttcaaagaaacttcaggctgggcgcagtggctcacgcctataatcccagcattttgggaggctgaggtgagtagataggtcacttgagcctaggagtccaagatcagctggggcaacatagcaaggcctcatctctactaaaaataaataaataaatattttttaaaaatcagccaagcatgatggcacgtgcctgtggtcccaactactcagctcaggaggctgaggtgggaggatcacctgagcccaggaggctgaggctacagtcaGCCACAATCAagcctgcactccagcataggcaacagagcaagtctctgtcaagaaagaaaggagggagggagggagagagagagagaagggaagaagaagaaagaagaaggaggaggaggaggaggagaaggagaagaagaaaagagaagaaggaaggaaagtgaggaaagagaaaggaaagaaagaaaaataaatttcaggccgggcgcggtggctcacgcctgtaatcccagcactttgggaggccaaggcgggcggatcacaaggtcaggagattgaaaccatcctggccaacacggtgaaaccctgtctctaccaaaaatacaaaaaattagccaggagtggtggcgggcacctgtcgtcccagctatttgggaggctgaggcaggagaatggcgggaacccaggaggcggagcttgcagtgagcctagatcgtgccactgcactccagcctgggcaacagagcgagactccatctgaaaaaacaaaaaaacaaaaaaaaaaaagaaatttcagggtAGGTTATCTGGTCAGAGCCTCCTTATTAAAAAGACATTAAGCAACTGGAAACAAATCTTCACGTGTATTTTGAATTCATTTAAGAAAGCTCCATTGAATAATTAGACACatgtattcaaaataaatatgtcCATGCCTGCTTCCTCCAGGTCCCTAAGTTCTTTTTCCACGTGGGATGACACCCACCGTCTTGCTTCCCGCTTAGTCTGGGTGAGTGGGTCTCGGTATAAACCCTGGCTGGGACCCTGGCCCGGAAGTGCGGTGACCACGGGAAGGCTACAGACAAGCAAGGCAGTGGCCTGAAGGCGTGCTGGGGTTTCCTGAGGTCGGCAGATTCCTTCAGACAAACGAGGCCAGCACACCTGGGATGACAGACACCTGCCTCCCGGCACAGACTGTGCTGGAACCACAGCCACTGTGCTAATGGCTCTTTGCTCAGTAATGACCCAATGGCAGTCATTGTCAACCTGTCATCTTGAAGACAGCCCAGTGTGCGGCAGACAAAGTGGGTCACCGTTAGAGTAATGGAAATCAAGCAGAAAGCCTGATGTCCCCCGCTGCCTTCGAGCCAGCCCATCTTCCTGGGCCATGCCCACTGCATGGGAGCTCAACAGTGCACTCCCTGGCAATGGAGCTGCAGCGGTGAAATCAGCAACAGgctccctgccctcaaggagttagACCCTCACGGAGACCCATTACAGCTGGCCCCTCTGGATCTGTGGGTTCCCTAGCTGCGAGTTCAACCCACTGTGGACTGGGTCCTTGTAGGTAGGCCTAGGATGGGTTTCTCTGTACGAACAcgtacagacttttttccttgtcattatttcctaaacaatacgGTATAACAACTGTTCatgtagcatttacattatactcagtattataagtaacctagagatgatttaaagcatatgggagggccaggcgcagtggcttatgcctgtaatcacaacactttgggaggccgaggcaggcagattacttgaggtcaggagttcgagaccagcctagccaacatgccaaaaccttcTCTCTACTAcatatacaaaaacttagccacacgtggtggcagacgcctgtaatcccagctactagggacgctgaggccggagaatcacttgtacacctgaaccctggaggcaggggttgcagtgagccgagacggcgccactgcactccagcatctgggtggcagagtgagactccatctcaaaaataaaaaagttaaattaaaaataaagcatatggGAAGATGTGCGTAGGTTATATGCaa is a window encoding:
- the GAL gene encoding galanin peptides, which codes for MARGSALLLASLLLAAALSASAGLWSPAKEKRGWTLNSAGYLLGPHAVGNHRSFNDKNGLTSKRELQPEDDMKPGSFDRSIPENNIMRTIIEFLSFLHLKEAGALDRLPDLPAAASSEDIERS